From Pseudomonas sp. AN-1:
AGCACCCCGGCCAGGCTGTCGGCGCGGCCGACTTCGACCTGGCGCTGGCGCAGGAAGCGCTCGGCGGCCAGCCAGGGATTGCTGCGCGCCTCCGGCGCCGGGCCGAGTTCGACGCTGCGCCACTGCGGGTCGAGGTTGCCGAGCAGCAGGAAGGCCAGCGCGGCGAGCAGCGACAGGCCGGCGAGAGCGCCCCACAGGCGTTGGCGGGAGGTCATGGGGTCACCTCCGCGCTGCGGGCGCGGCTGTTCAGTTCCAGCGCGCGCCAGGCGGCGCACAGCTCGGGGCCGAGTTCGGCCGGCGGCGGGCGACTGCCGTAGGCGAGCGCCTGCCAGGCCTGCAGCAGGCGGGCGGCGAAGCGCGCCAGCGGTGCATCGTCGAGGCGCTGCAGCAGCACCAGCACCTCGCCCTCGGTGTGTGCCGGGGTCAGCGGCAGGCGGCGCTGGTGCAGCAGGTGGCTGAGCAGGCCGCGATAGAGCAGGCCGAGAGCGGCGCGCGGGTCGTGCGGCCACAGCTGCTCGACGCTGGCCGGCAGGTCGTCCGGCAGGCTGCGCGGATCGACGGCCAGGCCGAACAGCTCGACCGGCGTTTCCGCCGCGGGCGTCTCGGCGGCCGGAGCGCGGCGGACGAACAGCGCCAGCCAGTCGCGATAGCGCCAGACCAGCACGGCGATGCCGCCGGCCAGCAGGCTCCACAGCAGCGCCTCGAGGAGTTCGGCGAAGCCGCCGGTCCAGGCCGGCGGCGCATCGGGCAGGGAGCGGTCCGCCGCGTCGGGCTGGTCGGTATCCGGCCAGCCCCAGTCGAGGCGCTCCTCGTGGCGGCGGAACGGCGGCGCGTCGAGCAGGGCGTGGATCTCGCGCTGCGCCTCGGCGCTGCTCAGCGGCTGGTGGGTGAGGCGCGGCGCCTCGGGCCCTGCGGCGTCCGTCACCGGCAGCGGGCAGGCGGCGCTCTCCAGGACTGCCGCGGCAGTTTCGGGCGGCGCCGTTTCGGCCAGTGCCGTGCGCCCGGGCAGCAGCAGGGCGAGGCCGAGC
This genomic window contains:
- a CDS encoding DUF4129 domain-containing protein translates to MSLSAAEAALRPRSAWEAVDLGVHLVQRHAGLLLGSWALLTLPLLALLGLLFREQPSIALLLFWWLKPAFERLPLHILSRALFGATPTLGQALRAWPALLRGELLASLTWRRFSLSRSFTLPLTQLENLRGSARRQRLHALGRRSGVARWLTLLGMHVELLLWAGLLVLIYLMLPEQLRDPLTLASAVLRPPQEWLWLEHLSNACYALVLVVWEPVYVACGFSLYLNRRSELEAWDLELAFRRLLERLGQTGLVVLLGLALLLPGRTALAETAPPETAAAVLESAACPLPVTDAAGPEAPRLTHQPLSSAEAQREIHALLDAPPFRRHEERLDWGWPDTDQPDAADRSLPDAPPAWTGGFAELLEALLWSLLAGGIAVLVWRYRDWLALFVRRAPAAETPAAETPVELFGLAVDPRSLPDDLPASVEQLWPHDPRAALGLLYRGLLSHLLHQRRLPLTPAHTEGEVLVLLQRLDDAPLARFAARLLQAWQALAYGSRPPPAELGPELCAAWRALELNSRARSAEVTP